In Bacteroidales bacterium, the DNA window TGACTTTTTGAATTGCATCAAACGGGCACACTTCTGCGCATTTACCGCACCAAACGCAATCGTTTTTATGAACCATTGCGAGGGTAGGTTCAAGCTCAATTTCCCCTTTACTGATCAGTGAATTAGCCTTTGAAGCTGCAGCAAGTGATGATTTTAGAGATTCTGTTATATTTTTTGGCGATTGGCTTGCCCCAGCAATAAGAACACCATCAATCACGGTTTCCACAGGGCGTAGTTTAGGATGGATTTCATTAAAGAATTTATCCCGGCCAATAGGTATTTTAAGAATATCTGCGATTGAATTGTTCTTACGGGGAACCATACCTGTTACGAGCACAACGAGGTCAACAGGTATCTCAAGCTCTTCCTTTGCGGTAAGCAGATCAATCACATTGAGGATTGTTACATTGCCGTTTTTGCTGATAACCGGTTCTTTTTTTGGGTCGAATTCTATGTAAACATCGCCGTTTAAAGATGATTGAGTATAAAGTATTTCCTGCTTGCCGTAAGTTCGGATGCCACGGTTCAGATGATAGGACTTGATCTTAAACTTCTCGAAAACTTTCAGAGAACTATGAATGGCTGAGGTACAACAATAACGGGAGCAATACTTATTTTCTCCCTTTATTTGCATACTACCCACGCAATATATAAAGCCTATGGTCTTTATCTCCTGATTATTATAAATGAGTTTTTTATCATTCAGTTCCATCAATCGCTTGAATTGCTGAAGGGTGATAACTGCATCAATGGTTTTGTAGCTAAATTCACCTTCGGCGGGTTCGTAAGGATCAAAACCTGTGCTCACCAAAACAGAGCCAACCGTAATCTGTTGAATTTCTTCTTTCTGGTTTAGATCTATGTTATCGCACAATTCCTGGCACTTGCCGCATCGGGTACAACTTACCATATCAATAGCAGGCAGTTGCGGAAATTCGGACTTATAGTTCTTATAAATGGCTTTTCTCTTGTTCAAGCCAAAATTAAACTCATCGTCAACCTCAACCGGGCATGCTTCAATAGCTTTATCAAAAGCATTAGGTGTACAAGGTTTGGTAACATATCGTGGTGTAATTCTTATCTGAAGGTTGTAATTTCCAACGCTGCCTGACTTTGAGATGATCTCAGCACCTGTGAACAGCCTTATTTTTTGGTGGTTTACTACGTCTTTAAAAAGATTTTTTACTATTTCTTCGCCTGTTTGTTCAGACGTAAAAAGTTCACCCCACTGTGAGGTTCTTCCTCCTACAAAATGTTCACGTTCAATCAGGTAAACTTCTGTCCCCATATCAGAAAGTTCAATGGCAGCTCTTAATCCTGAAACTCCGGCTCCTACAACTGCTACCTTATTTAATGCTTTTATTTTGAGAGGTGTTAGCTCGCTTGATTCTGCAACGCGCGCAATTCCTGCTTTTGTAAGATGGATTGCTTTTTCAGTAGCAGCGGCTGGTGTGTCGCTATGAGCCCACGATCCCTGCTCACGGATATTTACCTGAACGTAATTGTATTGGTTCAACCCACCTCGCATTGCAACATTTCTGAAGGTTTGCAAATGCAATTTGGGTGAGCATGAAGCTACAACAATAGCGTCGAGCTGGTTGGTTCTGATGTCGTTTTCAATTTCTTTCTGAGCCGAGTCGGAGCATGCAAACATGGTGGTGCGAACCAATGCAACACCCGGATGATCTTCAACGCCTTTTTTGACTTTTTCAACATCAATATAGTCAGAAATGTTAGCTCCGCAATGACAGATATAAACACCTACTTTTTGTTTCATGGTAACCTCCTCATATAGCTTGCTGTTTCGGATGATGCAGCTCCTGCTGAAAGAATAGAATCGGGGATATCCATTGGACCGGAAACTGCCCCTGCAACAAAGACCCCAGGTATGCTGGTTCTGCTTGGATTTCGCAGCTCATCAATTTGCTTGATATAGTGATAAGGATCGGTATCAAGATTCAGATCAGGAAACATCCCAGTGATTCCCTGATTTGCCATGATACCCGTTGACAGAACCACCATATCGTGTTCGCTCTCTTTCACTTTACCTTTGTAAACATCTTCGTAGCGGATAATCAGGTTGCCATTTTCCTTCTCAGAGATTTTAGCAATTTTCCCTTTAACAAAATCCACACCCATACCACGAGCCTGCATATAAAATTCATTGAATCCTTTGCCGAAAGCCCGGATATGCAGATAGTAGATTGTAACATCGGCCATTGGCAAGGCACCCATCAGCAATTGCGCCTGCTTGATAGAATACATACAGCATATCTGAGAGCATATTGGGTTCCCCACTGTAGCATCGCGCGAACCGGCACACAGCACGTAAGCAATATTTGAAGGCATTTTACCATCTCCCGGCCTAAGTACGGCATTGAATGGTCGGGTGGGTACAAGCTGCCTTTCCATCTGCATGGCAGTTACAACATTTTTATACTTGTTGAACCCGTAATTAGGTAATTTTTGCGCATCAAAAAGATCGTAACCGGTGGCAAGAATCACAGATTTTACCTCTACAGGAATAACTTCAGGCTTTTGAGTAAAATCAATGGCTTCGGCGAGGCATGCTTTTTCGCATGCTCCACACAATATACAATTGTCTATGTCAATGGTTGCAATTCGCGGGTTCGCAATGCTGAATGGAATATAAGCTGCCTTTCGACCAACAAGATCATATTGATACTGATCCTCAACAATTACGGGGCAAACTTTCTCGCAGGCTTCACAACCGGTACATTCCTCCTCTATTACATATCGGGGTTTTCTGATGATATTTACTGAAAAGCGATTATTGGAAACTTTCTTGATGTCTTTGGCTTCGCTGTAAGTGTAGATTTTAATGTTGGAATGTCGTGCAGTCTCTGAAACTTTTGGAGTTGTGATACAGGCTGAGCAGTCGAGGGTTGGGAAAACTTTACTTAGGTGTATCATTTTGCCACCCAGCGAAAGATCTTTTTCGACAAGCACCACATAAAAGCCCATGTTGGCTAAATTAAGTGCTGCTTCTTCGCCTGCAATACCCCCTCCGATAACAAGTGCATCATACTGACTTGCAGGAACGGTATTTTCTGGCATGTTATTAATTTTCAATGATTAGGTAAATAAATCAGTTTTTTGACAACTCTTCCACAAAATTGTTCATGTGTTTTGCAAATGGTTCGGCACATACAGAACATATAGCAGCCATTTTCAACCTTGCTGTACCTATTCCTTTCTCTTTCATGAGCTTATGCGTTTGTGCTATTATATCTGAGGTGCGCTCAGTACAGGTTTCACTAAAAGGACAATCACTGCCGTCGGCAGCAATAAACACTCCGTCATATCCTTTTTCGAAAGCATGTATAATCCATTTAGGTTTTACTGCACTTGAACAAGGCAGCGTTATTACATACACCGTGGGAGGGTAATGTAATTTCAGAAGCCCCGCCAGGTCAATGGCGGGGTCTGAAATTTTTTCGGTGGAAAATACCAGAACTTTTGGTGGAGTTTTGGTTGTTGACTCTGGCATCTTTAGCATTTTTTCAGGTAAATCCTAAAATAGCCATCTTCTTCCATATCACCGAGGTACTCATAGCCTTTCTTATCGGCCCATTTGGGGATATCTCTCTTTGTTCCGGCATCAGCCGAAAGTATTTCCATGATATCACCATCTTCAATTTCACCAATTGCTTTTTTTGCGGCAAGTAGTGGTCCCGGGCATGCTGTACCTCTTGCATCTACTGATTTTGCAATATTGAGGTTTTTTAATTCTTCGTAAGTCATTGTTAAATCTCCTTTTAGTTTTGATTTATTATTTTTAAATAAGAAAATGAATATCAGCACTTTTCGCTGCATCAATATATTCTCCGATGCCTATGATTCCATCCACGATATCAATGAAATCTTCATCTTTTGAACCACCCCAGATTTTTCCGGCCAGGCTGCATACATATACTTTCACATTGGTCATTTCTTTAGCCATGTGAAAATATTCGAGCCATTCAGGGCTGTTTACACTCTTTAGTGCTTTTACAAAATCAGCTTTATTTGATGGATTTTCGCTTAGGTAGGTTTCGCGTCCTTCATTGCCTTTAACAAACCATTGTGCAGCCTGAAGGTGTACAAAAACTTCCACATCCATATCATCAGCAGCAGCCCCGCTGAGTACCACTCCGGCATAGATGAGTCTGTCAAGGCCTCCGGAGAATAATCCAATACACATTTTTGACATAATGCTTTACTTTATTGGTAATGAATATAATTTTCTTAATCCCCACATCCGCCTGATGAAGCTTTTTTGGCAGGGGCATCAGTCTGAGCAGCGCCACCGCCTTCTTCAATCTTTTCCGGGAAAGCATTTTTCCATGCGTCCAGACCGCCTTCAAGCAAACATACTCGACCAAACTTGAGCAATTCAAGATTTCGGACAGCTAGGGTTGAGCGGTTGTGTAGATCGCTGTATAAATAGATTTTTTCCCGGCGGTTGGTAAGCTGGCTTGAGAATTCAAGTATTCCGCGTGGAATGTTAATGGCTCCGGGAATGTGACCCGTAACATATTCTTCAGGTTCGCGAACATCAATTATCTTAAGCCCTGGAGTTGATGTAGCGATCAATTCCTCCAACTGTTCGGCTGAAACGTAGCTTACATCTACTTTCTTTTCGGCAACCATTTTATCAATTGAGCCATACACAGTGTTATCAATATGCTGACAGCTAACCAGAAGCAGTGGAAGAATCAAAATCGCATGTAACCAATTTAAACGTTTCATAATCATCGTTTTATATTTATGATTAATTGGTTTTGTATTCGTTGTATCCCCCTTCGTAAATCTTCATATTTTTGTAACCCAGTCCTTT includes these proteins:
- a CDS encoding CoB--CoM heterodisulfide reductase iron-sulfur subunit A family protein: MKQKVGVYICHCGANISDYIDVEKVKKGVEDHPGVALVRTTMFACSDSAQKEIENDIRTNQLDAIVVASCSPKLHLQTFRNVAMRGGLNQYNYVQVNIREQGSWAHSDTPAAATEKAIHLTKAGIARVAESSELTPLKIKALNKVAVVGAGVSGLRAAIELSDMGTEVYLIEREHFVGGRTSQWGELFTSEQTGEEIVKNLFKDVVNHQKIRLFTGAEIISKSGSVGNYNLQIRITPRYVTKPCTPNAFDKAIEACPVEVDDEFNFGLNKRKAIYKNYKSEFPQLPAIDMVSCTRCGKCQELCDNIDLNQKEEIQQITVGSVLVSTGFDPYEPAEGEFSYKTIDAVITLQQFKRLMELNDKKLIYNNQEIKTIGFIYCVGSMQIKGENKYCSRYCCTSAIHSSLKVFEKFKIKSYHLNRGIRTYGKQEILYTQSSLNGDVYIEFDPKKEPVISKNGNVTILNVIDLLTAKEELEIPVDLVVLVTGMVPRKNNSIADILKIPIGRDKFFNEIHPKLRPVETVIDGVLIAGASQSPKNITESLKSSLAAASKANSLISKGEIELEPTLAMVHKNDCVWCGKCAEVCPFDAIQKVSLNGKEVAEINVSSCKGCGICLPVCPVDAIDLIGYTNREIESMIDALIE
- a CDS encoding CoB--CoM heterodisulfide reductase iron-sulfur subunit A family protein; protein product: MPENTVPASQYDALVIGGGIAGEEAALNLANMGFYVVLVEKDLSLGGKMIHLSKVFPTLDCSACITTPKVSETARHSNIKIYTYSEAKDIKKVSNNRFSVNIIRKPRYVIEEECTGCEACEKVCPVIVEDQYQYDLVGRKAAYIPFSIANPRIATIDIDNCILCGACEKACLAEAIDFTQKPEVIPVEVKSVILATGYDLFDAQKLPNYGFNKYKNVVTAMQMERQLVPTRPFNAVLRPGDGKMPSNIAYVLCAGSRDATVGNPICSQICCMYSIKQAQLLMGALPMADVTIYYLHIRAFGKGFNEFYMQARGMGVDFVKGKIAKISEKENGNLIIRYEDVYKGKVKESEHDMVVLSTGIMANQGITGMFPDLNLDTDPYHYIKQIDELRNPSRTSIPGVFVAGAVSGPMDIPDSILSAGAASSETASYMRRLP
- a CDS encoding hydrogenase iron-sulfur subunit, which encodes MPESTTKTPPKVLVFSTEKISDPAIDLAGLLKLHYPPTVYVITLPCSSAVKPKWIIHAFEKGYDGVFIAADGSDCPFSETCTERTSDIIAQTHKLMKEKGIGTARLKMAAICSVCAEPFAKHMNNFVEELSKN
- a CDS encoding sulfurtransferase TusA family protein translates to MTYEELKNLNIAKSVDARGTACPGPLLAAKKAIGEIEDGDIMEILSADAGTKRDIPKWADKKGYEYLGDMEEDGYFRIYLKKC
- a CDS encoding DsrE family protein, with the translated sequence MSKMCIGLFSGGLDRLIYAGVVLSGAAADDMDVEVFVHLQAAQWFVKGNEGRETYLSENPSNKADFVKALKSVNSPEWLEYFHMAKEMTNVKVYVCSLAGKIWGGSKDEDFIDIVDGIIGIGEYIDAAKSADIHFLI